The following are encoded together in the Bactrocera neohumeralis isolate Rockhampton chromosome 6, APGP_CSIRO_Bneo_wtdbg2-racon-allhic-juicebox.fasta_v2, whole genome shotgun sequence genome:
- the LOC126763678 gene encoding uncharacterized protein LOC126763678: MAASIYATPPPDLSSEDTALSDVSNASSLNNRSSSNSNSNVTTNNSTSCNNTTTSNNNTTNTNPVANTQKRSINEVLASSASQASPSNPHTPKQSRSVSPKTSNGGSVTSAAITLEEPVDSTIRDEGTPEDDADMSTTPIADDGAAAAMAAMTAAANAAAMQLQFLEAINDAAKKRRKQNNPSRVGAQAAAAAAAAAALSLNEGSDGALINAAAEAIMADKDQFGGGSMTPTTLPIDYDDKLSKMFLPKSIEQLKETFELLQQKQQRFGNISPDTGAAGPEESFSSSQLVKPKTEIVSEMKTGNNEPVSDECSPKSHQLGEELTNPYQTFCKTCGENFETEFKLGLHMLQEHQNDETECENTNRAVDQGQQKAELIPYDMLSSVNVKMERPDYENSTSPPAVNTAANQIENHNANLLSNGKEPWLNTMPGMGFPFPPEAAAAAALSAGGYLPLLGMPGFPTVDGMNRPPIRIFNPEAYCDLCNKEFCNKYFLKTHRANKHGIYDPAGSTGGEGGANTTGGNISAMTQMLQLQMQQQQQQQQSMQHLQQKQQMALEEAQKQQISSQQANNGASSQQLTPPAPPPVYCDVCSKRFTNVFAMRRHRAKAHDQQRRSPGESTNPTPPPLQSSVPISKSDTTTSVAQNESKHDLSKISSPTDSEAKQFQMPDGFRQDFTLEQEEVSFTPQPRKLSPQSQQQAREANFSHDKLRRLGVVNPEAFCEICCKEYCNKYFLRTHKWKRHGIFVPPDDLKDEQLQFAQKMAWPFMGLPGMPLNLMMANDKALMAQRMFAAATSSVSTAPIIGADDAPQHVAKRIKLEQDDEEVSKANDENQENKCLSGRQSAEQPQQQAGSHSVASTPEPQKILAESYNSGANMPTSPETAVGLQNLQKLQSMIQQLNDLNGKRTMGCHICGRDMENQYALQVHMMTDHAGLLEASGTLPLNFQQHLFQQQQQMQAQQQQQVLKHSPSGSPGVIPSLNEMRCNQCDRDFANIQEFKQHIAEVHLLPGSPLRDGFATPERPINPNAASMGSRPPYTITPTSSYCEICNKELCNKYFMKTHMQRMHGIEIENGAQIGGVVCNICNKELCSKYFLRVHKQNTHGIVDESAPLPQPRQNGLSFDSQQQQQQQQQQSSAETDLNRGLNLSPFGSGNSGDSKSDYANYTEVCVICTRRFRSAKWLRAHLQSDHGTAGIEKLRELEQQYGPLSKSSSPTLKIPNGSANAGSNANNMNTATGALSNPANLAQALQNLNAQHLLGNMPKNILPGMFGAATEQSHSTPRLQEYQCSICPFTTPYYAFLFIHERSHTLLGGAGDLNATASGQLIPGSGIKDEINGGSETKSKSDSTNTPMTDKSTLLSIAQTNSMTTMECGRVEPTNLSTRSTTPSGSTSKSKSTKENQAQRSTKQIEAKESRKEVITTKSFAHIKLEKTRTIATSPISTTTTSTFAQVALNDLAEKCGKVASYAVPKDVTGDGLEDGEPQMQAFVLEIQREREMDTMTEAASAAGSAEESSNRFVPAIVYLPVRKRISGPVTVSFNLTPA, from the coding sequence ATGGCCGCGTCTATATATGCCACCCCACCGCCAGACTTAAGCAGCGAGGACACTGCACTCTCAGACGTCTCCAATGCATCCTCGCTAAATaatcgcagcagcagcaatagtaATAGTAACGTAACTACCAACAACAGCACAAGTTGTAACAACACAaccacaagcaacaacaacacaacaaatacGAACCCAGTAGCAAATACACAGAAGCGCTCCATCAACGAAGTTCTAGCAAGCAGTGCGAGCCAAGCGAGCCCATCCAACCCACACACGCCGAAACAGAGCAGAAGCGTGTCCCCAAAAACCTCTAATGGCGGAAGCGTTACAAGTGCCGCAATTACACTGGAGGAGCCCGTTGATAGCACAATACGAGATGAAGGGACACCAGAAGATGACGCCGACATGTCAACGACACCAATCGCCGATGACGGCGCAGCGGCTGCAATGGCAGCTATGACGGCAGCCGCTAATGCAGCAGCCATGCAACTGCAATTCTTGGAGGCAATAAACGATGCTGCGAAAAAACGACGCAAGCAGAACAATCCCAGTAGGGTTGGCGCACAAGCAGCAGCCGCAGCTGCAGCGGCGGCGGCACTAAGTTTAAATGAGGGCAGTGACGGCGCACTAATCAATGCGGCTGCAGAAGCCATAATGGCAGATAAGGATCAATTCGGAGGAGGCAGCATGACACCGACCACACTGCCAATCGATTACGACGACAAAttatcgaaaatgtttttaccaAAATCAATAGAGCAGTTAAAGGAAACGTTTGAATTGctgcaacaaaagcagcaacgtTTCGGAAACATATCACCAGACACTGGAGCGGCTGGGCCCGAAGAAAGTTTTTCCTCGTCACAGTTGGTAAAACCGAAAACAGAGATCGTCTCGGAAATGAAAACTGGAAATAATGAGCCAGTAAGCGACGAATGTTCACCGAAGTCACACCAGCTAGGAGAAGAGCTGACAAATCCTTATCAGACTTTTTGCAAAACTTGTGGCGAAAACTTCGAAACCGAATTTAAACTGGGATTGCATATGTTACAAGAACATCAGAATGATGAAACCGAATGTGAGAATACTAATCGTGCCGTAGATCAGGGTCAACAGAAGGCAGAGCTCATACCGTACGACATGCTCTCCTCAGTAAATGTTAAAATGGAACGCCCTGACTATGAGAATTCTACCTCACCGCCCGCTGTCAACACAGCCGCAAATCAAATTGAAAACCATAACGCAAATCTGCTATCTAACGGAAAAGAACCATGGCTCAACACTATGCCGGGCATGGGATTTCCTTTTCCGCCAGAGGCTGCAGCTGCAGCAGCACTCTCCGCCGGCGGCTATTTGCCGTTATTAGGTATGCCCGGTTTTCCCACGGTTGATGGAATGAATCGTCCGCCGATTCGTATATTCAATCCTGAAGCCTATTGCGATCTTTGCAATAAGGAATTCTGCAACAAATATTTCCTCAAGACACACAGAGCCAACAAGCATGGCATTTACGATCCAGCCGGTTCTACTGGTGGCGAGGGAGGAGCCAACACTACTGGCGGAAATATTAGCGCCATGACTCAAATGTTGCAGCTGcaaatgcagcaacaacaacaacaacaacaatccatGCAACATTTACAACAGAAACAGCAAATGGCGTTGGAAGAAGCTCAGAAGCAACAAATTAGTTCGCAACAAGCCAATAACGGAGCGTCGTCCCAACAACTGACTCCGCCTGCACCGCCGCCAGTGTACTGCGACGTTTGCTCAAAACGTTTCACCAATGTATTCGCCATGCGTCGTCATCGCGCCAAAGCACACGATCAGCAGCGCAGAAGCCCCGGCGAATCTACAAATCCCACTCCACCGCCACTGCAGTCAAGCGTGCCAATATCGAAATCAGACACAACGACCTCAGTTGCTCAAAATGAATCGAAACATGATTTGTCTAAAATAAGTTCACCAACAGATTCCGAAGCTAAGCAATTTCAGATGCCCGATGGCTTCCGACAAGACTTCACTCTTGAACAAGAAGAAGTGTCTTTCACACCGCAGCCACGAAAGCTTTCGCCACAATCGCAACAGCAGGCACGCGAAGCCAATTTCTCACACGATAAGTTGCGTCGTTTGGGTGTGGTTAATCCGGAAGCATTTTGTGAAATCTGTTGCAAGGAATATTGCAACAAGTACTTCCTGCGTACACATAAATGGAAGCGGCATGGCATCTTCGTACCTCCAGATGATCTTAAAGACGAACAGCTTCAGTTTGCTCAAAAGATGGCATGGCCTTTTATGGGTCTACCGGGTATGCCGTTAAATTTGATGATGGCCAATGACAAAGCGCTCATGGCTCAACGCATGTTTGCCGCCGCCACTTCCTCCGTTTCCACCGCGCCAATTATTGGCGCCGACGATGCCCCCCAGCATGTAGCTAAACGCATTAAACTTGAACAAGATGATGAAGAGGTTTCAAAAGCAAATGATGAAAACCAGGAAAACAAATGTTTATCCGGTCGACAGTCGGCtgaacaaccacaacaacaagcgGGTTCGCACAGCGTGGCTTCTACTCCAGAACCCCAAAAGATTTTAGCGGAATCCTATAATTCGGGTGCCAATATGCCAACCAGTCCTGAGACCGCTGTTGGCCTGCAAAATCTACAAAAACTGCAATCTATGATACAACAACTAAACGACTTGAATGGCAAACGTACGATGGGCTGTCACATCTGTGGCCGCGATATGGAGAATCAATATGCACTACAAGTTCATATGATGACCGACCATGCCGGCCTGTTGGAAGCTAGCGGCACACTACCGCTTAACTTTCAGCAGCATCTCttccagcaacagcaacaaatgcaagcacagcagcaacaacaagtgctCAAGCATTCGCCCTCAGGTTCCCCTGGCGTTATACCTTCGCTCAACGAAATGCGCTGCAATCAGTGCGATCGTGACTTTGCCAATATACAAGAATTCAAACAACATATCGCCGAAGTTCATCTATTACCCGGAAGTCCGCTGAGGGACGGCTTCGCCACACCCGAACGTCCCATAAACCCGAACGCTGCATCTATGGGCTCACGTCCACCCTACACCATTACGCCGACTAGCAGCTATTGCGAAATTTGCAACAAGGAACTGTGCAATAAATACTTCATGAAGACACACATGCAACGTATGCACGGCATTGAAATCGAGAACGGCGCACAAATCGGTGGAGTTGTCTGCAACATTTGCAACAAAGAGCTCTGCAGCAAATACTTTTTGCGCGTACACAAACAAAACACGCACGGCATTGTCGACGAGAGCGCCCCATTGCCACAACCTCGGCAAAATGGGCTGAGCTTTgattcacaacaacaacaacaacagcagcagcaacaatcaTCCGCAGAAACCGATCTGAACCGCGGTCTAAACTTGAGCCCCTTCGGTAGTGGCAACTCCGGTGACTCCAAATCGGATTACGCCAACTACACAGAGGTCTGTGTGATTTGTACACGTCGATTCCGCAGCGCAAAGTGGCTGCGTGCACATTTGCAAAGCGACCATGGCACGGCAGGTATTGAGAAACTACGCGAACTGGAACAACAATACGGTCCTTTAAGCAAATCCTCCAGTCCTACTCTCAAAATACCCAATGGCTCAGCTAATGCTGGTTCTAATGCAAACAATATGAATACTGCCACTGGAGCGTTGTCAAACCCAGCGAATCTTGCTCAAGCCCTGCAAAACCTAAATGCGCAGCATTTGCTAGGTAACATGCCCAAGAATATCTTGCCGGGCATGTTTGGAGCTGCCACAGAACAATCGCACTCTACACCACGCTTACAAGAATACCAATGTTCCATTTGTCCCTTCACCACTCCATACTATGCATTTCTCTTCATACACGAACGTTCGCATACGCTGCTCGGTGGTGCTGGAGATTTGAATGCAACTGCTTCAGGTCAATTAATCCCCGGCAGTGGCATCAAAGACGAAATAAATGGCGGTAGTGAGACCAAATCGAAGTCAGACTCCACCAATACACCAATGACGGACAAGTCTACATTACTGTCCATAGCACAGACCAATAGCATGACGACGATGGAGTGCGGACGCGTCGAACCGACTAATCTGTCCACACGATCAACCACACCATCTGGCAGTACAAGTAAATCAAAGTCAACTAAAGAGAATCAGGCACAACGCAGCACAAAGCAAATAGAAGCAAAGGAGAGCCGCAAGGAGGTTATAACCACCAAGTCCTTCGCGCACATCAAGTTGGAGAAAACACGCACAATCGCGACCTCACCCATATCCACAACCACCACTAGCACCTTCGCCCAGGTCGCGCTCAATGATTTAGCGGAAAAATGTGGAAAGGTGGCTTCCTATGCGGTGCCGAAGGACGTGACAGGCGACGGCCTGGAGGACGGTGAACCGCAAATGCAAGCTTTTGTGTTGGAAATCCAGCGTGAGCGTGAAATGGACACAATGACGGAGGCTGCCAGCGCTGCAGGTAGTGCTGAGGAGTCCAGTAACAGGTTTGTGCCAGCTATAGTTTATTTGCCCGTTAGAAAACGCATCTCAGGGCCTGTAACGGTGTCCTTCAACTTGACACCAGCCTAG